One window of the Punica granatum isolate Tunisia-2019 unplaced genomic scaffold, ASM765513v2 Contig00108, whole genome shotgun sequence genome contains the following:
- the LOC116190058 gene encoding uncharacterized protein LOC116190058 has translation MDDIHARLSRIPQEISQGEEEKLEWERMLGLFWEHMPPIDPEKIRSRMLAIRNKIQALENQKRALLLEQQELILTAIARDPPQD, from the coding sequence ATGGATGATATCCACGCCCGACTTTCAAGAATTCCGCAAGAAATCTCTCAAGGGGAAGAGGAGAAGCTCGAATGGGAGCGAATGCTGGGTCTGTTCTGGGAACACATGCCGCCGATCGATCCAGAAAAGATAAGATCTCGTATGCTGGCTATACGGAATAAAATCCAAGCCCTCGAAAACCAAAAGAGGGCCCTCCTTCTCGAACAGCAGGAGCTTATTCTTACTGCTATCGCACGTGATCCCCCGCAAGATTAA
- the LOC116190048 gene encoding uncharacterized protein LOC116190048: MEFSPRAAELTTLLESRITNFYTNFQVDEIGRVISVGDGIARVYGLNEIQAGEMVEFASGVKGIALNLENENVGIVVFGSDTAIKEGDLVKRTGSIVDVPAGKAMLGRVVDALGVPIDGRGALSDHERRRVEVKAPGIIERKSVHEPMQTGLKAVDSLVPIGRGQRELIIGDRQTGKTAIAIDTILNQKQMNSRATSESETLYCVYVAIGQKRSTVAQLVQILSEANALEYSILVAATASDPAPLQFLAPYSGCAMGEYFRDNGMHALIIYDDLSKQAVAYRQMSLLLRRPPGREAFPGDVFYLHSRLLERAAKRSDQTGAGSLTALPVIETQAGDVSAYIPTNVISITDGQICLETELFYRGIRPAINVGLSVSRVGSAAQLKTMKQVCGSLKLELAQYREVAAFAQFGSDLDAATQALLNRGARLTEVLKQPQYAPLPIEKQILVIYAAVNGFCDRMPLDRISKYEKDILNSVKPELLQSLLEKNGLNNERKIEPDTFLKEKAVNSIQG; the protein is encoded by the coding sequence ATGGAATTCTCTCCCAGAGCTGCGGAACTAACGACTCTATTAGAAAGTCGAATTACCAACTTTTACACGAATTTTCAAGTGGATGAGATCGGTCGAGTAATCTCAGTTGGAGATGGGATTGCACGTGTTTATGGGTTGAACGAGATTCAAGCTGGGGAAATGGTTGAATTTGCCAGCGGTGTGAAAGGAATAGCCTTAAATCTTGAGAATGAGAATGTAGGGATTGTTGTCTTTGGTAGTGATACTGCTATTAAAGAAGGAGATCTTGTCAAGCGCACTGGATCTATTGTGGATGTTCCTGCGGGAAAGGCTATGTTAGGGCGTGTGGTCGACGCCTTGGGAGTACCTATTGATGGAAGAGGGGCTCTAAGCGATCACGAACGAAGACGTGTCGAAGTGAAAGCCCCTGGGATTATTGAACGTAAATCCGTGCACGAGCCTATGCAAACAGGCTTAAAAGCGGTAGATAGCCTGGTTCCTATAGGCCGTGGTCAACGCGAACTTATAATCGGGGACCGACAAACTGGAAAAACAGCTATTGCTATCGATACCATATTAAACCAAAAGCAAATGAACTCAAGGGCCACCTCTGAGAGTGAGACATTGTATTGTGTCTATGTAGCGATTGGACAGAAACGCTCAACTGTGGCACAATTAGTTCAAATTCTTTCAGAAGCGAATGCTTTGGAATATTCCATTCTTGTAGCAGCCACCGCTTCGGATCCTGCCCCTCTGCAATTTCTGGCCCCATATTCTGGGTGTGCCATGGGGGAATATTTCCGCGATAATGGAATGCACGCATTAATAATCTATGATGATCTTAGTAAACAGGCCGTGGCATATCGACAAATGTCATTATTGTTACGCCGACCACCAGGCCGTGAGGCTTTCCCAGGCGATGTTTTCTATTTACATTCCCGTCTCTTAGAAAGAGCCGCTAAACGATCGGACCAGACAGGTGCAGGGAGCTTGACCGCCTTACCCGTCATTGAAACACAAGCTGGAGACGTATCGGCCTATATTCCCACCAATGTGATCTCAATTACTGATGGACAAATCTGTTTGGAAACAGAGCTCTTTTATCGCGGAATTAGGCCTGCTATTAACGTCGGCTTATCTGTCAGTCGCGTCGGGTCGGCCGCTCAGTTGAAAACTATGAAACAAGTCTGCGGTAGTTTAAAACTGGAATTGGCACAATATCGCGAAGTGGCCGCCTTTGCTCAATTTGGTTCAGACCTTGATGCTGCCACTCAGGCATTACTCAATAGAGGGGCAAGGCTAACAGAAGTACTGAAACAACCACAATATGCACCACTTCCAATTGAAAAACAAATACTAGTCATTTATGCTGCTGTCAATGGATTCTGTGATCGAATGCCCCTAGACAGAATCTCGAAATATGAAAAAGATATTCTAAATAGTGTCAAACCAGAATTACTACAATCACTCTTAGAAAAAAATGGCTTAAATaacgaaagaaaaatagaacCAGATACtttcttaaaagaaaaagctGTAAATTCCATTCAAGGATAA